A single Streptomyces mirabilis DNA region contains:
- a CDS encoding S9 family peptidase, with translation MTTEPLSFPRRYARTQRFTLGAPRAFTVSPDGSRVVFLRSSSGTDRANQLWVLDVAEGQERVAADPRALLGGATERLSAAERARRERSREGGAGIVGYATDTAVELASFALSGRLFTAELRAGTARELRVPGPVIDPRPSPDGRLVAYVRGGALRVVGAEGEGDRALVEPESGADSGTVSYGLAEFIAAEEMGRSRGFWWSPEGDRLLVARVDDAPVRRWWISDPAQPERAPQQVGYPAAGTDNADVRLFVISLDGARTEVVWDRAHYPYLAHVHWSAAGAPLILVQARDQRSQLFLAVDPDTGATRMVHADEDRQWLDLFPGVPCWSPAGQLVRIADEGGARVLAFGERPFTGPQLHVRAVLDVSDDDVLISASAGEAATAPETGEVHVYRVNELGVERLSQEPGVHAAVRGGGVTVLVSSVPDRPGAQVQVLRDGKRTATVTSYAESPGLSPRVTLTEGGARKISCALLMPTDYDGVTPLPVLMDPYGGPHGPRVLAAHNAHLTSQWFADQGFAVVVADGRGTPGRSPAWEKAVRDDFTLTLDDQIDALHGLAERFPLDLSRVAIRGWSFGGWLAGLAVLRRPDVFHAGIAGAPVTDWRLYDTHYTERYLGDPAAAPEAYAKSSLITDDGLSAPAEPHRPLMIVHGLADDNVVVAHALRLSSALLAAGRPHEVLPLSGVTHMTPQEQVAENLLLLQVDFLKRSLGMTG, from the coding sequence ATGACGACCGAGCCTCTCTCCTTCCCCCGCCGGTACGCCCGGACGCAGCGCTTCACCCTCGGCGCGCCCCGCGCGTTCACCGTCTCCCCGGACGGTTCCCGGGTGGTGTTCCTGAGGTCCTCCTCCGGTACGGACCGGGCGAATCAGCTGTGGGTCCTCGATGTAGCCGAGGGGCAGGAGCGCGTCGCGGCCGACCCGCGGGCGCTGCTCGGCGGCGCCACCGAGCGCCTGTCGGCGGCGGAGCGGGCACGCCGCGAGCGCAGTCGCGAGGGCGGCGCGGGGATCGTCGGCTATGCCACGGACACGGCGGTCGAGCTGGCCTCTTTCGCCTTGTCAGGGCGGCTTTTCACGGCGGAGCTGCGGGCCGGTACGGCACGTGAACTCCGGGTCCCGGGACCGGTGATCGATCCGCGCCCCTCGCCCGACGGACGGCTCGTGGCGTACGTCCGCGGGGGCGCCCTGCGGGTCGTCGGCGCCGAGGGGGAGGGTGACCGGGCGCTCGTGGAGCCGGAGTCCGGGGCGGATTCGGGGACGGTTTCCTATGGATTGGCCGAGTTCATCGCGGCCGAGGAGATGGGGCGTTCGCGCGGTTTCTGGTGGTCTCCGGAAGGGGACCGGCTGCTGGTCGCGCGGGTCGACGACGCGCCCGTCCGGCGCTGGTGGATTTCCGATCCCGCACAACCGGAACGCGCTCCGCAACAGGTCGGCTACCCGGCCGCCGGAACGGACAATGCGGATGTAAGGCTCTTCGTGATCAGCCTCGACGGGGCGCGCACGGAGGTGGTCTGGGACCGGGCGCACTACCCGTATCTGGCGCATGTGCACTGGTCAGCGGCGGGCGCGCCACTGATCCTGGTGCAGGCGCGGGACCAGCGCAGCCAGCTGTTCCTGGCCGTGGACCCTGATACCGGGGCGACCCGGATGGTGCACGCCGACGAAGATCGACAATGGCTTGATCTTTTCCCTGGCGTGCCGTGCTGGAGCCCTGCGGGACAGCTCGTACGGATCGCCGACGAGGGCGGGGCGCGGGTCCTGGCCTTCGGCGAACGCCCCTTCACAGGACCGCAGTTGCATGTGCGCGCGGTGCTGGACGTCTCGGACGACGACGTGCTGATCTCGGCGTCGGCCGGCGAGGCGGCCACCGCCCCGGAGACGGGCGAGGTGCATGTCTACCGCGTCAACGAGCTCGGTGTCGAGCGTCTCTCCCAGGAACCCGGCGTGCACGCGGCGGTGCGCGGCGGGGGCGTGACCGTGCTGGTCTCCTCGGTGCCGGACCGCCCGGGCGCCCAGGTGCAGGTACTGCGGGACGGAAAGAGGACGGCGACTGTCACGTCGTATGCCGAAAGTCCCGGTCTGTCCCCGCGCGTGACGCTCACCGAGGGGGGCGCACGGAAAATCTCATGCGCCCTGCTTATGCCTACTGACTACGACGGTGTCACTCCCCTCCCCGTCCTCATGGACCCCTACGGCGGTCCGCACGGCCCCCGGGTGTTGGCCGCGCACAACGCGCACCTCACCTCGCAGTGGTTCGCCGACCAGGGCTTCGCGGTGGTCGTCGCCGACGGCCGCGGCACCCCCGGCCGCTCCCCCGCCTGGGAGAAGGCGGTCCGCGACGACTTCACACTCACCCTCGACGACCAGATCGACGCGCTGCACGGCCTCGCGGAGCGGTTCCCACTGGATCTGTCCCGGGTGGCGATCCGGGGCTGGTCGTTCGGCGGCTGGCTCGCGGGGCTCGCCGTGCTGCGCCGCCCCGACGTCTTCCACGCGGGCATCGCGGGCGCCCCGGTCACCGACTGGCGGTTGTACGACACCCACTACACGGAGCGCTACCTCGGCGATCCGGCGGCGGCCCCGGAGGCGTACGCGAAGAGCTCGCTGATCACGGACGACGGCCTGTCCGCGCCCGCCGAACCGCACCGGCCGCTGATGATCGTGCACGGCCTCGCGGACGACAACGTGGTGGTCGCGCACGCCCTGCGGCTCTCCTCGGCGCTGCTGGCCGCGGGCCGCCCGCACGAGGTGTTGCCCCTGTCGGGCGTCACCCACATGACCCCGCAGGAACAGGTCGCGGAGAACCTCCTGCTGCTCCAGGTGGACTTCCTGAAGCGATCACTGGGCATGACCGGCTGA